Genomic segment of Lepidochelys kempii isolate rLepKem1 chromosome 23, rLepKem1.hap2, whole genome shotgun sequence:
CGGgaaagtcccggacgactggaaaaaggctaatgtattgcccatctttaaaaaagggaaggaggaggatcctgggaactacaggccaatcagtctcacctcagtccctggaaaaatcatggagcaggtcctcaaggaatcaattctgaggcacttagaggagaggaaagtgatcaggaacagtcagcatggattcaccaagggcaagtcatgcctgactaatctaattgccttctatgacaagatagctggctctgtggatgaggggaaagcggtggacgtgttgttccttgactttagcaaagcttttgacacggtctcccacagtattcttgccagcaagttaaagaagtatgggctggatgaatggactataaggtagatagaaagttggctagattgtcgggctcaacgggtagtgatcaatggctccatgtctagttagcagctggtatcaagtggagtgccccaagggtcagtcctggggccggttttgttcaatatcttcataaatgatctggaggatggtgtggattgcaccctcagcaagtttgcagatggcactaaactggtAGGAGtagtaaatatgctggagggtagggataggatacagagggacctagacaaattggaggattgggccaaaagaaatctgatgaggttcaacaaggacaagtgcagagtcctgcacttaggatggaagaatcccatgcaccgctacagactagggacagaatggcttggcagcagttctgcagaaaaggacctaggggttacggtggatgacaagctggatatgagtcaacagtgtgccgttgttaccaagaaggccaatggcattttgggatgtatatgtaggggcattgccagcagatcgagggacgtgatcgttcccctctattcgacattggtgaggcctcatctggagtactgtgtccagttttgggccccacactacaagaaggatgtggaaaaattggaaagagtccagcggagggcaacaaaaatgattaggggactggaacatatgacttatgaggagagactgagggaactgggattgtttagtctgtggaagagaagaacgagaggggatttgatagctgctttcaagtacctgaaagggggttccaaagaggatggctccagactgttctcagtggtagcagataacagaacaaggagtaatggtctcaagttgcagtaggagagatttaggttggatattaggaaaaactttttcactaggagggtggtgaaacactggaatgcattacctagggaggtggtggaatctccttccttcgatatttttaaggtcaagcttgacaaaggatgggatgatttagttggggattggtcctgctttcagcagggggttggactagatgacctcctgaggtcccttccaaccttgatattctatgattctatgattgcactAAAAAAACATTGGTACCACTTAGCACAGACCCAGCTTTACTCCCTGGTTCCCAGGGAGACCAGATCATCGGCAAGACAGGAAACCAGCCTAGCAAGAATTTTTGAACAAGACAAACCTTCTCAATGTTGGGGATATCCAGGAAATTCACTGGTTCTGCTGCATAGGTCATGCCAACGTTGTTCACTGTTAAAAGAATAACGCATCAGGCCCAGCTGTTCTGAATTATGAGCATCATATAGTAGAAACACTTGGCACTTTAGAAACAATACAAGTCTGTCGCTAGGACCCAAAGAACCAGGTTCAGACAGGCCCAAGCAGGGAGGTTTGGATCCAACTATTCCCAAAAATGGGGGGGCATGTTTGGGATCTTTGCTATAGTGTACAtctgcacttggagctgggggtatAATTCCCAGCTGAGGGAGACATACCagcactagctctgattgagctaccatgctaaaaataggGTGTAGCCACGGTGGTAGAAGCTAGCCGCCCTACaaaaccatacaccacacaaaaCCATAGGTGTTAGGGTAGCTTGCCCCTCCCGCCGCTCACACTACCACAGCTACACACTATCTTCAGCGCACTAGCTCAGAGCCAGCATGGGCATAGCTCCTCGAGCTGAGACTTACACCTCCAGTTCGAAGCACAGACATCCCCTCAGAGAGTAAAGGGCGTGAGGAGAAGCAGCCACCAGTGGCGTCCATTTGGATTTTAGTGCATGTGATGGGGGAGACAGAAGACGCTGGAGACTGAAGGAAATGCAAGTGGGAGTGGATGAAGAAGACAGCTTACTGCAGCAAGCACGTGGCTCTAGACTAGTTAGGGGTGCCTGCCTGGAGTGTAGCTAGAAGACACTGTTAGGTGCACGTGTGTCCAAGGCAGCCTCCAGTCCCAGAAGACACTACAGGAAAATTTGTTCATCTGTTAGGTTTACATCAGACCCATTAGCTCAATGGAAATCAAGTGTTTGGCCAGGTTATTTCTGAGCCCAACTTGGGCGCAGTCCACTGGGAACTGCACAGACACTGGAATGGAGAGCATGACATCTGCCATCTCCCTGGGAAAGCTCCAGCCACAGGCCCACTGCTTCTGGCCAAGGTATGTTTCAGGCCAGGGCAGCTGCAaagacaaacagaacaaaacccaAGAGCCAATTTACCTAGAATGCCAATCTCCAGGCCCTGCAGGGCGGTTTGGATTGAGTCATAGATCTCTGGCCCCTGGGTGAAATCAGCTTCAATAACTCTGGTGCTTTGGCCATGCTGCTCTTCTGGAAAGCAAAGTCAGAGCAAGATTAGAaccctggggaggggctggggagaaaacagaggagaaggcagggctggggagcgggTGGGCTCTGAGTTCAGGGTGACAGAGCCTCTGGGCAGAGAGGaaatggggggtgtgtgtgtggatctAGGCTAGCTGCAACAGGTCCCtgagagagggaaagggagggagccTGGGCTTGCACCAATTGAGCTGCGGGCGGGAGCATAAGGCCTGGTCTAGTGGCAATAGAACCCCTGGGAGTGGTaggagggaaggcagcagggTCTGGGTTAACGGCACAAGCCAGACCCCACCTTCCACCCCTTCACTCACCCCAAGCTCTAATACTGTGCATTGGTAACAATGCAGCTACAAGGTGACACCAAATAAGAGTCCCACTCTAACTgcctaggtgcccaactcccctgGCATCCACACAGGTGTTCGCAGAGACCCCACTCACAAGCAGAAGCCTGCCCAGCCTGTCTTACTCACCTATCTCAGCTGCCACCTGCTTCAGTTTCTGCAGAGAGCGGCTGATCAGCACCACATTGAGGCCTCTCTTGGCAAGCTGGAAAACAATTAAGGTGGGAACTCAGGAAAATCTGGGAAGCCCTAAATCTACTCAGTTTGCCTCACAGCTATTCCTGGGTCAGCTTCACCCTTGTGCCAAGCTGATCCAAAGTAGCACTGGTTATTACCTCGTGGGCATAGGCTCTTCCAATCCCAGATGTAGCTCCAGTCACCACTGCAAGAGGAGAGAGGTACAGGCTGTAAATGCCTCCTTAGGCCAGTAGCTGAGAACCGCTCCCCTGGGGAATTTGCATGCCTTGCACACACTCCCCAGCATGGTTTGGTGCAagctccatggggcagggagggggacaccctatCTAGGGTCTGGATCAATGCTAGGCCCCTCAAtcccagagcagggagggagagtcCCTCTCTATAGGTTCTGGTGAGACAGCGTCTGGGGTACTTCATGATCACCCCAAAATACTGAGAACCTGGGGGAGTTCCAATCCCTAGGACAACCCTTGCTGAGGTCATTGGCAACACCCCACTGGTTTTAAACGGTAAGTGTCTTTCAACCCTAACGACATAGAGCTGCAGTGACTTTTCACTCTGCTGCCACAAACCGGTGGTACTTCACAGAGTCACCGCCACTGAtttgcccctgccccagctcctccaCCCATCTGACCTGTGGAGCCCACCGGCCAGAAGGGAGGAGCAGAGCCCAGTTTGGGGAGAATAGGCCCAAGCTCTACTGAGCGACAGCCCAGTGGAGCATTCAGACAGGGCCCAACTAGGCAATCTGGAGCTCTAGCTCACCCCCATGTGAGCCCCCTACAGCCCTATAATCCCTGAACTACAGTCCCATACCTACCTGGGCAGACAGTGTCAGGCCTACCCACCTAATGTTGGTAGGGGGCAGACTGGAACCTCCCCCTTCCTGGCCCACTACTTCCTGCCTTCTGGCAGGCTAGGTTGCTTCCATGAGGCAGGAACACTCAGCCCCTGTCCACCCCAGCAGAGCACTCCATGTGTGGGTCCCCCCAGTACGAgccttccttcccccaacccccccagagAGGATATCAGTGGCGGTGTCCCTCTCCCCCTTGGCAGGGAGCCTAGTGTGGTCTGGTGGGGACTCTCCCTGGTTCTACTGGTCTCCGTTCTCCACCCCActcacccactttgcacagtGTTACTGGTGACCCAAGGGGCCATGGAGAATGAGGCTCCACACCTCAGGTTCTGTGTCTAGAGCCCAGCATTCAGAGTACAGCAGACAGCGGGGAGCCCCTGTGCCCTGctgagcagcatgtctggcagcctgAGGTGCTGGTTCTAGCCCCCTGCCCCTAAGGAATGTTGCTTGGCAAGTTGGCTGCCAGTCTCACTCCCTTCCCAGGGGCTTCCAGGAATGAAGTGAATGAACAACCCGAACATGCCTCATTGGGCCAATGAGATAAAGAGCCTCCCAGGGAGCCTGACCAGGGTGCAGAGGCTCTGTGCCCCTTCCCGATGTGTAGAGACAATCAGAAAGGGACTCCACACAGGCAGACACTCTCCTGCTTGTTATGACACAGGAAATCCAGGTCTAGTCTACATAGTTTCTCTGGGCAACAGAAGAACTATTGATTGGAAGCTCTTGGGGATCAGCTCTGTGTATAGTGCCGAGCGCAATGGGGCTCCAGTCCTTGAACTGGCGGTACCCACAATGCGGACAACAGCAGCAACATACCTCGGAGGCTACAGGCAGGGCCAAGTTCTACAGCAAGTCTGCAATACCACCAGCCCGAGGCCTTCAAAGATCATGagtaagcccccccccccccaaataaagcattttataaaaaaagcTGGTGATTTATCAGCCATGATGAATTTTGGGTTCTCTCTCACTTTGACTTCTGGTCTCCAGGCTTTAGGCTatttttccaagcttttctctgtaaccacaagggctagaaactacTTTTGAATTTGAGGAGAGTGGAGATTCTCCTGTGATTacaggattccaggagctgaGACTCTGAGAAAAACACCCCACATGAGAAGTTTTGGCAACACTGAGGCTAGggctacactagaaacttttgcagCAAAGAAATGTCGGCTAGGGCTGAGAATTTAGAGTGACCTTGATATACCAGCAAAAGCCTTACATTAGATGCAGTTATATCAACATAAATGTGCTTTTCGGCTACAGCTTATTTTGCTGAGGAAGCAAAAATgctcttttttttccagttatcAGCTGCAGCTGCAGTAGGATGGTTTGGCAATACAGCTGTGGGGGAAACCTGAGaccctggctcccagtctgttGCCTTCAGGTCTAGTAAAGGGCCTGGACCTCGTTTTATAGCCCCCAGAAGGACAAAGAGCTCCGTTAACTGGAGGCTGCAGGAGTCTAGTTTCTGACCTCAGCAAGATAGGAAATGTTTCCTCCGGATATTTTCTACCCCATGCCCCGGACACTGGCCTCTCCACTGGGCCAGCATCCCCCAGGCCGTTTGGCTGGGTCATGGAGCCCCTGACCTTGGCCATCCCCCCAGCCCGCTGGGGCTTCCAGCTGGTTCGTGTGCCTGGTGGCATCGGTCCTGGGGTTCAACAAGAACTGACGGGGCACCTGTTTGCCTCATGCCTGAAGCCCTGCGAGCAGGAACCTGCCCGGCCAGCagcaatcagcacctcccccagctccagagccGGGAAACTCAAGGCCAGAGTACATGAGAAGCTAATGGCGCAGCTGGTGAAgatggagagagctctccccccccccccccccccccggcatatTAAAACCACCTCCCGCGGCACAGCTCTGGCTACACAGGCGCTGGGGTCGGGGTAACGTAGCTCGCCCAGGGGGCGGCGTCTTCAAATTATGTCGCCATAAATGCCAGTGTGTACAAGCCCCCTCagtcccacccctaccccaggcagcccccgggggggggggggagccatcAGCCCAGCCGCCCTGCCAAgcccccgggcggggggggggaacggcccgcgcagcctcccccctccgagccgccagccccgccccgccgcccccCGCCGGCCATCACTGGGGGGGCGGGCCGGCCAGACCCTCCCCAGGCCCCGCGGGCCCAGCTCACCCGCCCAGGCTCCGAAGCTGGCGAGCTCCGCGCCCCTCCCGCGCGCCGCCAGCAGGGGGGTCCACACCGCTTGGCCCAGCGCCCAGGCGGCCCGCAGCAGCAGCCCGAGCGCGACCAGGGCGCCCAGCGCGGGCAGCCCCCCGGCCGGCAGCCCCGCAGCGCCGCCGTCCATCGTCCCGCGGCTGCTACGGGAGCCAGCGCGCTCCGGGCTCCCCGCCCAGCCGCCTCGGCTCCCGGGCCATTGGCTAAGCCGTCCCCGGGGCGGGCCGCGGCCGCTCCCTGCACCTTCCAGCCCCGCCGCTGCAGCCGCTGGCTACAAGGAGTTTCTCTCCTATCCAGGCGTTACAGTTTGTTCCTGGGCCCTGCCTCCCGTGGGGGCGCGGGGCAAGTGCACCCAAAAATCGGCCTCCCTGATCCTGGAGACACAGGTGCCTCCCTCAGCCCCTTTGGGAAGGTCTGTGAGGGGAACTAAAATCTCCCCTGCACGCGGGCGGTGTAGTCTGGCTCCCTTAACTGGGGGCCCACGCACCTGCGGTTCGTAGCCCACTGGATGGGACGGGTTGGTGCTGGGAACAGGTCAAAAGAGACTGGTTCCTCGTGTTACCTGAGGCCCAGAAGAAAGGGTGTCCTGGTGTGCAAACTAAGGGAGGGGCGAGGTAGATGGGAGGTTGGCACCATGGTGGAGAAGTTGTCGCACAAGTGGTGAAATGGGCCAGTGTCACTATCCTGGAATCTTTGTATGACCTGATGGGTTTAGACTCAGAGCAATTCTGTGGAATAGGTTTCCTGAGCGTAAACCATGGTCAGCGGAGCGAGCATGTAAGGATTCACGTACACCGGCCTTCAGCTTGTGGACAGTGGGTCCGGCTATGAACAGAGACTCAAGGCGACTGGTCCAGGCTTAGGTCCTGGGAAGGAAAATTAGTGGAGGCTCTGGAGCAGTGAGATTTGGGTAAACCCAAAGTGAGTGGGGTGGAAGGCAGCCAGTCCTGGTAGACCCCCACCAAGGGAGCCCAAAGACCTGAGATGCAACATTTGTAGGCAGACCAGGCATAAATGAGTATACTACCCAAGGGTGGAGGACTTGGAGTTTGTCTGGGACTGAGGGGCTCAGCCATCACCTGCCCAGCCTGGAAAGCAGCCTGTAGCTCACTCAAAGAGTGAACTGCGTGATTgaattttcagaggaaaatgatcaCACGGTCAGCTCCTCTGGGGCACAGCGTGCCCGagcacagtggttcccaaactttaacaacccacgaacccctttcactaaaatgtgaAGTCTCATGAACCccttcctaaaaatgaatattcccAGGGATTTTCTCCCTCATACTTCagcataaattataaaagcagtgatcttggaaatataaaatgtgtttttatgaGATGCTTATTGCacactatttattaattattatttatcatgacagtatttttattacattatgaaaacagctaAGATCTTCCAAGACCTCACTTTTGTGGCTTGTATCACTTTTgattaagcctgttataagacaaggctcctatcagAGGCGCCAGTAGAAAAAAAGGGTGCAGGGCGAAGCCCCTGCACACcctggggtctggggggggggggggcaccgctggaaaactggggggggggcatggggactgccagaaaaaaagggggagggaccCCGGGGGGGCATGCCGACGCAGGGGCGACACGCGACCCTCGTCGCCCCCCCGTACTGGcgcctctggctcctacgtgtcATCagggagtatcagatgtgaaacagcaggaagggatttaagaagccaactcaaagggTTCCTCcaacacaagcattcaggtcttgagcagtccaggcaaacaacgcacattacaacaaagctcaaacttgttcttcataataatttaaaaccaatactagctgcctatt
This window contains:
- the LOC140902307 gene encoding very-long-chain 3-oxoacyl-CoA reductase-like isoform X2: MDGGAAGLPAGGLPALGALVALGLLLRAAWALGQAVWTPLLAARGRGAELASFGAWAVVTGATSGIGRAYAHELAKRGLNVVLISRSLQKLKQVAAEIEEQHGQSTRVIEADFTQGPEIYDSIQTALQGLEIGILVNNVGMTYAAEPVNFLDIPNIEKTLSDIVNCNMLSVAKMTRIVLPQMLSRKKGVVINLSSEAGRHPHPVATVYSATKSVLPLFVSTNMTNNIIPNCYIKTAEDFTCEALNTVGISSRTSGCLSHSVQSFIHELLCPEWFRLSPLGLQCTLALWRKLKIRMPSLKQE